The Amycolatopsis mongoliensis genome includes a window with the following:
- a CDS encoding SDR family NAD(P)-dependent oxidoreductase, with translation MDLEITGKRALVTGSSAGLGAAIARLLAAEGASVVVHGQDADRAGKAAAEIGAAEVAIGDLSTDAGADAAAGDVDILVNNAGSYDHLSRAEATPEGWTATYEANVVSAVRMIHRFVPGMRSRGWGRVVQIGGGAGDPADGDAAALHGDARRAAQPRSVPGTGAERDGRDVERGGPGRDPGGSEEIAAAVGYLVSPAADYVSGATIRVDGGTIRSVH, from the coding sequence ATGGACCTCGAAATCACTGGTAAACGCGCGTTGGTGACCGGCTCCAGCGCCGGACTGGGTGCGGCGATCGCCCGGTTGCTCGCCGCCGAGGGCGCTTCGGTGGTCGTCCACGGCCAGGACGCGGACCGCGCCGGGAAGGCCGCGGCGGAGATCGGCGCGGCCGAGGTGGCGATCGGCGACTTGTCGACCGATGCGGGAGCGGACGCCGCGGCCGGCGACGTCGACATCCTGGTGAACAACGCGGGCTCGTACGACCACCTGTCGCGGGCCGAGGCGACGCCGGAGGGCTGGACCGCGACGTACGAAGCGAACGTCGTCTCGGCGGTCCGGATGATCCACCGGTTCGTGCCGGGCATGCGCTCGCGCGGCTGGGGCCGGGTGGTCCAGATCGGCGGCGGGGCCGGCGATCCAGCCGATGGCGATGCAGCCGCACTACACGGCGACGCTCGCCGCGCGGCACAACCTCGCAGTGTCCCTGGCACGGGAGCTGAGCGGGACGGGCGTGACGTCGAACGTGGCGGCCCCGGGCGCGATCCTGGTGGCTCGGAGGAGATCGCGGCGGCGGTGGGGTACCTGGTGAGCCCGGCGGCGGACTACGTCAGCGGCGCGACGATCCGCGTGGACGGCGGCACGATCCGGTCGGTGCACTAG
- a CDS encoding ABC transporter permease, protein MRTSRVLLWTALGLGLAVIYFPLLVVLLNSFNADTTFGFPPTRFTLEWWSRATSNEGALHALWTSVEAGLAATAIALVLGTMAAFALQRYRFFGRNPVSLLIILPIALPGIVTGIALNNAFRTILGIDLGLLTAIIAHATFCIVVVFNNVVARLRRMGGNLEEASMDLGATGFTTFRLVTFPMLRSALLAGGLLAFALSFDEIIVTTFTLGTGMETLPIWIYDNLFRPNQAPIVNVVAAVLIVVSTVPVYLAQRLSGDSASGGRL, encoded by the coding sequence ATGCGGACGTCTCGGGTGCTGTTGTGGACGGCGCTGGGCCTGGGCCTGGCGGTGATCTACTTCCCGCTGCTGGTGGTGCTGCTCAACTCGTTCAACGCGGACACGACGTTCGGCTTCCCGCCGACCCGCTTCACGCTGGAGTGGTGGAGCCGCGCGACGTCCAACGAAGGGGCGCTGCACGCGCTGTGGACGAGCGTCGAGGCCGGTCTCGCGGCCACGGCGATCGCGCTGGTGCTGGGCACGATGGCGGCGTTCGCGTTGCAGCGCTACCGGTTCTTCGGGCGCAATCCGGTGTCGCTGCTGATCATCCTGCCGATCGCGTTGCCGGGGATCGTCACGGGCATCGCGCTGAACAACGCGTTCCGGACGATCCTCGGCATCGACCTCGGCCTGCTGACCGCGATCATCGCGCACGCGACGTTCTGCATCGTGGTGGTGTTCAACAACGTCGTCGCGCGCCTGCGCCGGATGGGCGGCAACCTCGAAGAGGCGTCGATGGATCTGGGTGCGACCGGCTTCACGACGTTCCGGCTGGTGACGTTCCCGATGCTGCGCTCGGCGCTGCTGGCGGGCGGGCTCTTGGCGTTCGCGCTGTCGTTCGACGAGATCATCGTGACGACGTTCACCCTGGGCACGGGCATGGAGACGCTGCCGATCTGGATCTACGACAACCTGTTCCGGCCCAACCAGGCGCCGATCGTGAACGTGGTCGCGGCGGTGCTGATCGTGGTGTCGACGGTCCCGGTGTACCTGGCCCAGCGGCTGTCCGGCGACTCCGCGTCGGGCGGCCGGCTCTAG
- a CDS encoding ABC transporter permease, whose translation MTALSAFFYRKPKLRLGFLLSAPLLWLGLAYLGALAALFVTAFWHTDAFTGQVVIEWSLDNFTTLFTDAVYRTITFRTVGIAALVTVIDAVIAFPMAFAMAKLASPRAQRILVIAIMTPLWASYLVKAYAWRSMLSGNGALSRLSPGYGVTATIITLSYLWLPYMILPIYAGLDRLPDSLVDASGDLGAKSFRTFRSVILPLTFPAIVAGSIFTFSLSLGDYIAVKIVGGTSQMLGNVVYDNIGAANNLPFAATVATVPVVIMLVYLAAVRRTGALDNL comes from the coding sequence ATGACCGCCCTGTCGGCCTTCTTCTACCGGAAGCCCAAGCTGCGCCTGGGTTTCCTGCTCTCGGCGCCGCTGCTCTGGCTCGGCCTGGCCTACCTGGGCGCGCTGGCCGCGCTGTTCGTCACGGCGTTCTGGCACACCGACGCGTTCACCGGCCAGGTCGTGATCGAGTGGTCGCTGGACAACTTCACGACGCTGTTCACCGACGCCGTGTACCGCACGATCACCTTCCGCACGGTCGGGATCGCGGCGCTGGTGACGGTGATCGACGCCGTCATCGCGTTCCCGATGGCGTTCGCGATGGCCAAGCTCGCGTCGCCGCGCGCCCAGCGCATCCTGGTGATCGCGATCATGACGCCGTTGTGGGCGAGCTACCTGGTCAAGGCTTACGCCTGGCGTTCGATGCTGTCCGGCAACGGCGCCTTGAGCCGGCTTTCGCCCGGCTACGGCGTCACGGCCACGATCATCACGCTGTCGTACCTCTGGCTGCCGTACATGATCCTGCCGATCTACGCGGGTCTCGACCGGCTGCCGGACTCGCTGGTGGACGCCTCGGGCGACCTCGGGGCGAAGTCGTTCCGGACCTTCCGGTCGGTGATCCTGCCGCTGACGTTCCCGGCGATCGTGGCGGGCTCGATCTTCACGTTCTCGCTGTCCCTGGGCGACTACATCGCGGTGAAGATCGTCGGCGGCACGTCCCAGATGCTCGGCAACGTCGTCTACGACAACATCGGCGCGGCCAACAACCTGCCGTTCGCCGCGACGGTGGCGACGGTGCCGGTCGTGATCATGCTCGTGTACTTGGCCGCGGTGCGCCGCACCGGCGCACTGGACAACCTCTAG
- a CDS encoding ABC transporter substrate-binding protein, with amino-acid sequence MKNRKTRLAGLLGASLLLAACGTSGTSSSAPPGAQGFTPPKLEALKALGQPEGQLNVLAWPGYAENGSNDPKVNWVTPFEQQTGCKVNVKPFGTSDEAVTLMKTGQYDVVSASGDASLRLVASGDAEPVNTALVPNYADVQPFLKDKPWNSVGGVSYGIPHGWGANLLTWRTDKVTPAPTSWSVMFDANSPYKGKVIAYDSPIYIADAALYLQAHQPDLGIKNPYALDDKQFTAAVNLLKQQRPLVSEYWSDYLKESQALKNADAVVGTAWQVTVNLTKGEGAPLESAVPSEGATGWSDTWMVAAKSAHKTCAYKWLDYIVSPKVNAQVAEYFGEAPANTKACAEMTDKTLCDTYHANDAGYAAKIAYWTTPIPQCLDGRTDVKCKDYGEWTKAWTEIKG; translated from the coding sequence ATGAAGAACAGGAAGACGCGGCTTGCCGGGCTCCTCGGCGCCAGCCTGCTGTTGGCTGCATGTGGCACGTCGGGCACGAGTTCGTCCGCGCCGCCCGGCGCACAGGGCTTCACCCCGCCGAAACTGGAGGCGCTGAAGGCGCTCGGCCAGCCGGAAGGGCAGCTGAACGTGCTGGCCTGGCCGGGCTACGCGGAGAACGGCTCCAACGACCCGAAGGTCAACTGGGTCACCCCCTTCGAGCAGCAGACCGGCTGCAAGGTCAACGTCAAGCCGTTCGGGACCTCCGACGAGGCCGTGACGCTGATGAAGACCGGGCAGTACGACGTCGTGTCCGCCTCGGGTGACGCGTCGCTGCGGCTGGTCGCCTCCGGGGACGCCGAGCCGGTGAACACCGCGCTGGTGCCGAACTACGCCGACGTCCAGCCGTTCCTCAAGGACAAGCCGTGGAACAGCGTCGGCGGCGTCTCCTACGGCATCCCGCACGGCTGGGGCGCGAACCTGCTGACCTGGCGCACCGACAAGGTGACGCCGGCGCCGACGTCGTGGTCGGTGATGTTCGACGCGAACTCGCCCTACAAGGGCAAGGTGATCGCCTACGACTCGCCGATCTACATCGCCGACGCGGCTTTGTACCTGCAGGCGCACCAGCCGGACCTGGGCATCAAGAACCCGTACGCCCTCGACGACAAGCAGTTCACCGCCGCGGTGAACCTGCTCAAGCAGCAGCGTCCGCTCGTGTCCGAGTACTGGTCGGACTACCTCAAGGAGTCCCAGGCGCTGAAGAACGCCGACGCCGTCGTCGGCACCGCCTGGCAGGTCACGGTCAACCTGACGAAGGGCGAGGGCGCGCCGCTGGAGTCGGCCGTGCCGAGCGAGGGCGCGACCGGGTGGTCGGACACCTGGATGGTCGCGGCGAAGTCGGCCCACAAGACGTGCGCGTACAAGTGGCTCGACTACATCGTCAGCCCCAAGGTGAACGCCCAGGTCGCCGAGTACTTCGGCGAAGCGCCGGCGAACACGAAGGCGTGCGCGGAGATGACGGACAAGACGCTCTGCGACACCTACCACGCCAACGACGCCGGGTACGCGGCGAAGATCGCGTACTGGACCACGCCGATCCCGCAGTGCCTCGACGGCCGCACGGACGTCAAGTGCAAGGACTACGGCGAGTGGACGAAGGCCTGGACCGAGATCAAGGGCTGA
- a CDS encoding ABC transporter ATP-binding protein, producing MPNQAPTETREDPAPPGETAGPAIRLSGLRKHFGDVHAVDGVDLDIPPGEFFSMLGPSGSGKTTVLRMIAGFELPTEGTIELDGRDVSRLAPFERDVNTVFQDYALFPHMSVQQNVEYGLRVKRVPKQQRRERALEALKTVRLEDFGPRKPTQLSGGQRQRVALARALVNRPKVLLLDEPLGALDLKLRQAMQIELKQIQRDVGITFVFVTHDQDEALTMSDRIAVFSNGKIEQVGAPEEVYERPASAFVAGFVGTSNLLGGRGAESVIGRPGLFSIRPEKIRIDGELSEPAAAGETSATGTVTDVVYAGATVRYAVALDAGGQLSVVRQNADGGATFADGRVRLSWRHEHSFQVPGQ from the coding sequence ATGCCCAACCAAGCACCCACCGAGACGCGCGAGGACCCCGCGCCGCCGGGCGAGACGGCCGGCCCCGCGATCCGGCTTTCCGGGCTGCGCAAGCACTTCGGCGACGTCCACGCGGTCGACGGCGTCGACCTCGACATCCCGCCCGGCGAGTTCTTCTCGATGCTCGGCCCGTCCGGCTCCGGCAAGACGACCGTGCTGCGGATGATCGCCGGCTTCGAGCTGCCCACCGAGGGCACGATCGAGCTCGACGGCCGGGATGTCAGCCGTCTGGCACCGTTCGAGCGGGACGTCAACACGGTGTTCCAGGACTACGCGCTGTTCCCGCACATGTCCGTGCAGCAGAACGTCGAATACGGCCTGCGCGTCAAGCGCGTCCCGAAGCAGCAACGCCGGGAGCGGGCGCTCGAGGCGTTGAAGACCGTCCGGCTGGAGGACTTCGGCCCGCGCAAGCCCACGCAGCTGTCCGGCGGCCAGCGCCAGCGCGTCGCGCTCGCCCGCGCGCTGGTGAACCGGCCCAAGGTGCTGCTGCTCGACGAACCGCTCGGCGCGCTGGACCTCAAGCTGCGGCAGGCGATGCAGATCGAGCTCAAGCAGATCCAGCGCGACGTCGGCATCACGTTCGTCTTCGTCACCCACGACCAGGACGAAGCCCTGACCATGAGCGACCGCATCGCGGTGTTCAGCAACGGCAAGATCGAGCAGGTCGGCGCGCCGGAGGAGGTCTACGAACGCCCCGCCAGCGCGTTCGTCGCGGGCTTCGTGGGGACGTCGAACCTGCTGGGCGGTCGCGGCGCGGAGTCGGTGATCGGCCGGCCTGGGCTGTTCAGCATCCGGCCGGAGAAGATCCGCATCGACGGCGAGCTGTCCGAACCCGCCGCGGCGGGGGAGACCAGCGCGACCGGCACGGTCACCGACGTCGTCTACGCCGGGGCGACCGTGCGGTACGCGGTCGCGCTCGACGCCGGGGGACAGCTCTCGGTCGTCCGGCAGAACGCCGACGGCGGCGCCACGTTCGCCGACGGGCGGGTCCGGCTCAGCTGGCGCCACGAACACAGTTTCCAGGTTCCCGGGCAGTGA
- a CDS encoding gamma-aminobutyraldehyde dehydrogenase — MQELKHYVGGAYVESKSGRTAEIIDPVTGRPYCTAPIAGSEDVDNALQVAATAFETWRATTPAQRQLALLKLADALEARAEEVVRVESANTGKPIALTMAEEIPMVLDQVRFFAGAARVLEGRSAGEYMEGHTSFVRREPVGVCAQVTPWNYPLLMAIWKIAPALAAGNTVVLKPSDTTPASTLLLAEIAGEFLPPGVFNVVCGDRDTGRALVEHDIPAMVSITGSVRAGIEVARSAANDVKRVHLELGGKAPVIVFADADLEAAAEAIAVAGYFNAGQDCTAATRVLVADEVHDTFVAALSRQAESTKTGKPEDEDVAYGPLNNAAQLEKVSGFIERLPEHATVHCGGHRAGDEGYFYEATVVSGLKQDDEMSQHEIFGPVITVQRFSDEAEALKSANAVQYGLASSVWTRDHQRAMRLAAKLDFGCVWINTHIPLVAEMPHGGFKKSGYGKDLSLYGLEDYTRVKHVMSAL; from the coding sequence GTGCAGGAGCTGAAGCACTACGTCGGCGGCGCGTACGTCGAGTCCAAGTCGGGCCGGACGGCGGAGATCATCGACCCGGTCACCGGGCGCCCGTACTGCACCGCGCCGATCGCCGGGTCCGAGGACGTCGACAACGCGCTGCAGGTCGCCGCGACCGCGTTCGAGACCTGGCGCGCGACGACCCCGGCCCAGCGCCAGCTCGCGCTGCTCAAGCTCGCCGACGCGCTCGAAGCCCGCGCCGAGGAGGTCGTCCGCGTCGAGTCCGCGAACACCGGCAAGCCGATCGCGCTCACGATGGCCGAAGAGATCCCGATGGTCCTGGACCAGGTGCGGTTCTTCGCCGGAGCCGCGCGCGTGCTCGAGGGCCGGTCCGCGGGCGAGTACATGGAAGGCCACACCTCCTTCGTCCGCCGCGAGCCCGTCGGCGTCTGCGCGCAGGTCACGCCGTGGAACTACCCGCTGCTGATGGCCATCTGGAAGATCGCGCCCGCGCTCGCCGCCGGCAACACGGTCGTGCTCAAGCCGTCCGACACGACCCCCGCGTCGACGCTGCTGCTGGCCGAGATCGCCGGCGAGTTCCTGCCGCCGGGTGTGTTCAACGTCGTTTGCGGCGACCGCGACACCGGCCGCGCGCTGGTCGAGCACGACATCCCGGCGATGGTGTCGATCACCGGCTCGGTCCGGGCCGGCATCGAGGTCGCGCGCAGTGCGGCGAACGACGTCAAGCGCGTGCACCTGGAGCTGGGCGGGAAGGCGCCGGTCATCGTCTTCGCCGACGCCGACCTCGAAGCGGCCGCCGAGGCCATCGCCGTCGCGGGTTACTTCAACGCCGGCCAGGACTGCACCGCCGCCACCCGGGTGCTGGTCGCCGACGAGGTGCACGACACCTTCGTCGCGGCGCTCTCCCGGCAGGCCGAATCCACCAAGACTGGCAAGCCGGAAGACGAAGACGTCGCGTACGGCCCGCTCAACAACGCGGCCCAGCTGGAGAAGGTGTCGGGCTTCATCGAGCGGCTGCCGGAGCACGCGACCGTCCACTGTGGAGGACACCGCGCCGGCGACGAGGGCTACTTCTACGAGGCCACCGTCGTCTCCGGGCTCAAGCAGGACGACGAGATGAGCCAGCACGAGATCTTCGGCCCGGTCATCACCGTCCAGCGGTTCTCCGACGAAGCCGAGGCGCTCAAGTCCGCGAACGCCGTGCAGTACGGCCTCGCGTCGTCGGTCTGGACCCGCGACCACCAGCGCGCGATGCGCCTCGCCGCGAAGCTCGACTTCGGCTGCGTCTGGATCAACACCCACATCCCGCTGGTCGCCGAGATGCCGCACGGCGGGTTCAAGAAGTCCGGCTACGGCAAGGACCTCTCGCTGTACGGCCTGGAGGACTACACCCGCGTCAAGCACGTGATGAGCGCACTGTGA
- a CDS encoding FadR/GntR family transcriptional regulator gives MRKGMSHSARSAMFAPLGQVGRAEAVAARLVDAITLGLLADEEQLPSEADLAAQFGVSTVTVREALVALRQQGLVETRRGRSGGSFVRAPANPPPDAWRERLREVSLSDLRDVGDHYLAIAGAAAKLAAERSSPEDVARLRLATDDLRTAHGIDFTRAERQFHLEVAAAAQSPRLTHEELQLQSERGGLLWLPLGAHPHEEHAAITAAIASADGELARKLTEEHILGALDRLADVHLDLLAPYSADGH, from the coding sequence ATGCGCAAGGGCATGTCGCACAGCGCGCGGTCCGCCATGTTCGCGCCGCTCGGCCAGGTCGGCCGGGCGGAAGCGGTGGCGGCGCGACTGGTCGACGCCATCACGCTCGGCCTGCTCGCCGACGAGGAGCAGCTGCCCAGCGAAGCCGACCTGGCCGCGCAGTTCGGTGTCTCGACCGTGACGGTCCGGGAAGCGCTCGTGGCCCTGCGGCAGCAGGGGCTGGTCGAGACGCGCCGGGGGCGCAGCGGCGGCAGCTTCGTCCGCGCGCCGGCCAACCCGCCGCCGGACGCGTGGCGCGAACGCTTGCGCGAGGTGTCGCTCTCGGACCTGCGCGACGTCGGCGACCACTACCTGGCGATCGCCGGGGCCGCCGCGAAGCTCGCCGCCGAACGCAGCTCACCCGAGGACGTCGCCCGGCTGCGGCTGGCGACCGACGACCTCCGCACGGCGCACGGCATCGACTTCACGCGGGCCGAGCGGCAGTTCCACCTGGAGGTCGCGGCGGCGGCGCAGTCACCGCGGCTGACGCACGAAGAGCTCCAGCTGCAGAGCGAGCGCGGCGGGCTGCTGTGGCTGCCGCTCGGGGCGCACCCGCACGAGGAGCACGCGGCGATCACCGCGGCGATCGCCTCCGCGGACGGCGAACTGGCCCGCAAGCTCACCGAGGAACACATCCTCGGAGCGCTCGACCGGCTCGCGGACGTGCACCTCGACCTGCTCGCCCCGTACTCTGCCGATGGTCACTGA
- a CDS encoding cache domain-containing protein — MNDTRTLAGDEVVEQVSALVEGVFERLKPLLAAAESVLADAPAAASLHRIRPQVTEALGGLIVGAGFVSAPRVLSDSEFGFEWWTGPSADPAQLFISLDPGSENFLDYTRQSWFTVPRDTGRRHINGPYVDYLCTDEYTLTFTIPVFSSGAFTGVVGADVYVREFERAVRPRLRSLGRGAALLNAQGRVIVSNSVRQPTGSLVREADVPAWWSAGAKPGPALRRCGDSPIVLVTGD, encoded by the coding sequence GTGAACGACACCCGCACGCTGGCCGGCGACGAGGTCGTCGAGCAGGTCTCGGCGTTGGTGGAAGGGGTCTTCGAACGGCTGAAGCCCCTGCTGGCGGCGGCCGAGTCGGTGCTGGCGGACGCCCCGGCGGCCGCGTCGCTGCACCGGATCCGGCCGCAGGTCACCGAGGCCCTGGGCGGCCTGATCGTCGGGGCGGGCTTCGTCAGCGCGCCGCGGGTGCTCTCGGATTCGGAGTTCGGTTTCGAGTGGTGGACCGGCCCTTCCGCGGACCCGGCCCAGCTGTTCATCAGCCTCGACCCGGGCAGCGAGAACTTCCTGGACTACACGCGCCAGTCGTGGTTCACGGTCCCGCGCGACACCGGGCGGCGGCACATCAACGGGCCGTACGTGGATTACCTGTGCACCGACGAGTACACGCTGACGTTCACGATCCCGGTTTTCTCGAGCGGTGCTTTCACGGGCGTGGTGGGAGCGGACGTGTACGTGCGCGAGTTCGAGCGGGCGGTCCGGCCACGGCTGCGGTCGCTGGGCCGCGGTGCGGCGCTGCTGAACGCACAGGGGCGGGTGATCGTGTCCAACAGCGTCCGCCAGCCGACCGGGTCGCTGGTGCGCGAGGCCGACGTCCCGGCGTGGTGGTCGGCGGGCGCGAAACCGGGTCCGGCGTTGCGCCGGTGCGGGGACTCGCCGATCGTCCTCGTCACCGGGGACTAG
- a CDS encoding PucR family transcriptional regulator has translation MALTLAGLAADRPLGLRVLTGDDLLDRPIGWVHPTELTDPQAFLEGGELLLTTGLALDEGTSPAYVRRLVDAGVAGLGFGVGLSHGFVPRSLVSTAAEVGLPVLEVPRETPFIAITRAVSRAVAADEYATTVRIGRAQQELTRTAVGKGGPAGVLRKLAKLVDGWVLLFDRTTVTEAAPASARAYGASLREELERLRTGTRVVALDGQEVVLQTLDTSARRVLAVGASLDTAGRHIVNTAVSVLSLALEQDRAQAAARQALRSGLVELLAGGQDELALRVLATTGGEPPESPWSVLVVLGTPAARRKLLGALEGEAVFAAPSGSAVVAFGSGAVVDTVAEAALRIGGLHGGVAGPVAPADFAAGLEQAELAARAAEAEDKILVSSAEHTGRGLLSLIDPVVAQAFAHGLLAPLREHDETGRGDLETSLRCWLEHHGHWDVAAARLGVHRHTLRNRIRKAEDLLGRDLDSPGVRAELWVALQS, from the coding sequence ATGGCACTCACGCTGGCCGGACTGGCCGCCGACCGCCCGCTCGGGCTGCGGGTGCTGACCGGCGACGACCTCCTGGACCGCCCGATCGGCTGGGTGCACCCGACGGAGCTGACCGACCCGCAGGCGTTCCTCGAAGGCGGCGAGCTGCTGCTCACCACCGGGCTGGCGCTGGACGAAGGGACGTCGCCGGCCTACGTGCGCCGGCTGGTCGACGCGGGCGTCGCCGGGCTCGGCTTCGGTGTCGGGCTGAGCCACGGCTTCGTCCCCCGCTCGCTCGTCTCGACCGCGGCCGAAGTGGGGCTGCCGGTGCTGGAGGTGCCGCGCGAGACGCCGTTCATCGCGATCACCCGCGCGGTCTCGCGGGCGGTGGCGGCCGACGAGTACGCCACGACGGTCCGGATCGGCCGCGCCCAGCAGGAGCTGACCCGCACGGCGGTCGGCAAGGGCGGGCCGGCGGGCGTGCTGCGCAAGCTGGCGAAGCTCGTCGACGGCTGGGTTCTGCTCTTCGACCGCACCACCGTCACCGAAGCGGCTCCGGCGAGCGCACGCGCGTACGGCGCTTCGCTGCGTGAGGAGCTGGAGCGCCTTCGCACCGGTACTCGCGTGGTGGCGCTCGACGGGCAGGAAGTCGTGCTGCAGACCCTGGACACCAGCGCGCGCCGGGTGCTCGCGGTCGGTGCGTCGCTCGACACGGCCGGGCGGCACATCGTCAACACGGCGGTCTCGGTGCTTTCCCTGGCGCTGGAACAGGATCGCGCGCAGGCGGCGGCGCGGCAGGCGCTGCGGTCCGGCCTGGTCGAGCTGCTGGCCGGTGGGCAGGACGAGCTGGCGCTGCGGGTGCTGGCGACCACGGGCGGCGAGCCGCCGGAGTCGCCGTGGTCGGTGCTGGTGGTCCTGGGGACGCCGGCCGCCCGGCGCAAGCTGCTCGGCGCGCTGGAGGGCGAGGCGGTGTTCGCGGCGCCGTCGGGTTCGGCGGTGGTCGCGTTCGGGTCGGGCGCGGTGGTCGACACGGTGGCCGAGGCGGCGTTGCGGATCGGCGGCCTGCACGGCGGCGTCGCGGGACCGGTGGCCCCGGCGGACTTCGCGGCCGGGCTGGAGCAGGCGGAGCTGGCGGCCCGGGCCGCGGAGGCCGAGGACAAGATCCTCGTGTCGTCGGCGGAGCACACGGGCCGGGGCCTGCTGTCCCTCATCGACCCGGTGGTGGCGCAAGCGTTTGCCCACGGGTTGCTGGCGCCGCTGCGGGAGCACGACGAGACCGGCCGCGGCGACCTGGAGACGTCGTTGCGCTGCTGGCTGGAGCACCACGGCCACTGGGACGTCGCGGCGGCGAGGCTGGGCGTGCACCGGCACACGCTGCGGAACCGGATCCGCAAGGCGGAGGACCTGCTGGGCCGGGACCTGGACTCACCGGGCGTCCGCGCGGAACTGTGGGTGGCGCTGCAGTCCTGA
- the gabT gene encoding 4-aminobutyrate--2-oxoglutarate transaminase yields MTASTTAEPQAPAPRQRRLRTEIPGPASRELQERRVNAVAAGVGSVLPVYITSASGGLLTDADGNVLIDFGSGIAVTNVGHSAPAVVDRVRKQACWFTHTCFMVTPYEGYVEVCEALAELTPGDHAKKSVLFNSGAEAVENAVKIARVATGRQAVVVFDHAYHGRTNLTMGMTAKSVPYKHGFGPFAPEVYRVPGSYPYRDGLSGPEAAALAIDRIEKQIGGDQVAAVVLEPIQGEGGFIEPARGFLPAVAAWCRENGVVFVADEVQTGFCRTGSWFASTDEDVVPDLIATAKGIAGGLPLSAVTGRAELLDAVAPGGLGGTYGGNPIACAAALGSIETMKAENLAESAKRIENAVLPRLRALASETGVIGDVRGRGAMLAAEFVKPGTTEPDAGLTKRVAAACHRAGVVVLTCGTYGNVVRLLPPLSLPTDLLDEGLSVLEHAVRTEARA; encoded by the coding sequence GTGACCGCAAGCACCACCGCCGAGCCGCAGGCCCCGGCGCCCCGGCAGCGCAGGCTGCGCACCGAGATCCCCGGCCCCGCCTCGCGCGAGCTGCAGGAGCGCCGCGTGAACGCCGTCGCCGCGGGGGTCGGTTCGGTGCTGCCCGTCTACATCACTTCCGCCAGCGGCGGGCTGCTCACCGACGCCGACGGCAACGTCCTGATCGACTTCGGCTCCGGCATCGCGGTGACCAACGTCGGGCACTCCGCGCCCGCGGTGGTCGACCGCGTCCGCAAGCAGGCCTGCTGGTTCACCCACACCTGTTTCATGGTCACGCCGTACGAGGGGTACGTCGAGGTCTGCGAAGCGCTGGCCGAGCTGACGCCGGGCGACCACGCGAAGAAGTCGGTGCTGTTCAACTCCGGCGCCGAAGCCGTCGAGAACGCCGTGAAGATCGCGCGGGTCGCGACCGGGCGCCAGGCCGTCGTCGTGTTCGACCACGCCTACCACGGCCGCACCAACCTGACCATGGGCATGACCGCGAAGTCGGTGCCCTACAAGCACGGCTTCGGCCCGTTCGCGCCCGAGGTCTACCGCGTGCCGGGCTCGTACCCGTACCGCGACGGCCTGTCCGGCCCCGAAGCGGCCGCCCTGGCCATCGACCGGATCGAGAAGCAGATCGGCGGCGACCAGGTCGCGGCGGTCGTCCTCGAACCGATCCAGGGCGAGGGCGGGTTCATCGAGCCCGCGCGCGGCTTCCTGCCCGCGGTTGCGGCGTGGTGCCGCGAAAACGGCGTCGTGTTCGTCGCCGACGAGGTCCAGACGGGCTTCTGCCGCACCGGTTCCTGGTTCGCGTCCACCGACGAGGACGTGGTGCCAGACCTGATCGCGACGGCCAAGGGCATCGCGGGCGGCCTGCCGCTCTCGGCGGTCACCGGCCGCGCCGAGCTCCTGGACGCGGTGGCGCCGGGCGGTCTGGGCGGCACTTACGGCGGCAACCCGATCGCCTGCGCCGCCGCGCTCGGCTCGATCGAGACGATGAAGGCCGAGAACCTCGCCGAGTCGGCGAAGCGGATCGAGAACGCCGTGCTGCCGCGGCTGCGTGCTTTGGCTTCGGAAACCGGCGTCATCGGCGACGTCCGCGGGCGCGGCGCGATGCTGGCCGCGGAGTTCGTGAAGCCCGGGACCACCGAGCCGGACGCCGGCCTCACCAAGCGCGTCGCGGCGGCCTGCCACCGCGCCGGCGTGGTGGTGCTGACCTGCGGCACGTACGGCAACGTCGTCCGGCTGCTGCCGCCGCTGTCCCTGCCCACCGACCTGCTCGACGAGGGCCTCTCGGTCCTCGAGCACGCAGTCCGCACGGAGGCTCGCGCATGA